One part of the Solanum dulcamara chromosome 8, daSolDulc1.2, whole genome shotgun sequence genome encodes these proteins:
- the LOC129901485 gene encoding transcription factor bHLH87-like, translating into MLQLKLEPSLSTTTWQSCYMVNKVDTGDSRASSAMNIQEFGAAFDPIDILSNWKISQRQEAATRLAADSVAAKSGTSSIGDCTKSKFGSSPPPFPMQNNYMPYFGNNQVPVCGLMADLSSIGLFTKSESSDCLLSATKTSNTDTSAELDDVIFSDDSKSLWNIHTNNAVSSGESAIDAYKSKPIDANDSNNIHYSVNELDETVSHNNLITSSEAKRYNMDKRSHDALLESDSSKTEYGFQLISENDQPKSKKSRSEYRLPSSSNINFQQASSSACSIDEPDSKAIVQMKEMIYCAAAFRPVSSVTEEVMVEKPKRKNVRISTDPQTAAARRRREKISERIRILQKLVPGGSNMDTASMLDEAANYLKFLRTQVNALEAFGFKIDPIIINNNFTTSLSSIPLINYPFPMQPH; encoded by the exons ATGTTGCAGCTTAAGTTAGAACCATCTCTTTCAACAACAACTTGGCAATCCTGTTATATGGTAAAT AAAGTTGATACTGGCGATTCAAGAGCGTCTTCAGCCATGAATATTCAGGAATTTGGAGCTGCATTTGATCCAATAGACATCCTTTCTAATTGGAAAATCTCTCAGCGCCAAGAAGCTGCAACGAGATTGGCTGCGGACTCTGTCGCTGCTAAATCAGGAACAAGTTCAATTGGGGATTGTACTAAAAGTAAATTTggttcttctcctcctccttttcCTATGCAGAACAATTATATGCCTTACTTCGGTAATAATCAAGTCCCAGTTTGTGGCCTAATGGCGGATCTTAGTTCTATTGGCCTATTCACAAAAAGCGAATCCTCTGATTGCTTGCTCTCTGCAACCAAGACAAGCAACACCGACACATCGGCCGAATTAGATGATGTGATTTTCTCTGATGATTCTAAAAGCTTGTGGAATATCCACACTAACAATGCAGTTTCATCCGGAGAATCTGCAATTGATGCTTACAAATCGAAACCCATCGATGCCAATGACAGCAACAATATTCACTACTCTGTTAATGAGCTTGATGAAACAGTCTCGCATAACAATTTAATAACATCTTCAGAAGCAAAGCGTTACAATATGGACAAGAGAAGCCACGATGCACTGCTCGAATCAG ATTCCTCGAAAACAGAATATGGATTCCAGCTCATTTCGGAAAATGATCAACCCAAGTCCAAGAAATCCAGGTCAGAATACAGGCTTCCAAGTTCATCAAACATCAATTTCCAGCAAGCAAGTTCTTCGGCATGTTCAATAGATGAGCCTGATTCAAAAGCAATTGTGCAAATGAAGGAAATGATTTATTGCGCAGCGGCATTCAGGCCAGTGAGCTCTGTCACGGAAGAAGTGATGGTGGAGAAGCCGAAGAGGAAGAACGTAAGAATCTCAACGGATCCACAGACAGCTGCAGCGAGACGAAGGAGGGAAAAGATAAGCGAAAGAATAAGGATATTGCAGAAGCTGGTACCAGGAGGAAGCAATATGGACACTGCATCCATGCTTGATGAGGCTGCAAACTATCTCAAGTTCTTGAGGACACAAGTGAATGCCTTGGAAGCCTTTGGCTTTAAAATAGATCCAATTATCATTAACAAtaactttactacttctttatCTTCAATACCATTAATCAACTACCCATTTCCCATGCAACCCCATTAA